Genomic window (Arcobacter aquimarinus):
TCTAAATTAGGAGTTTTTAAAGAAGTAGATTCTAGTGATATTTTATCTTTATTAATTTTTAGATTGTTTAAAACTAAAGATATATTTTTTGAGTTTATATTTAAATTTGCTTTTTTCTCATCTAAAACTAGGCTATCTTTTGAAAGATTTATATTATTAATATCAATGATTGAATCTTCAATATTCAAATTATCTAAAACTACTTTTGTGTTTTTTGATTTAATAAACAGTTTGTTTTTATTATCATTAAAACTTAGATTATGGTGGTTTATAGATAAATCATTTAAAACTATTTTTGAATTTATAATATCTATGTTTTTTAAATTTAAAGAGATTAAATCGCTAATTATTTGAGTATTATTGATTTTATCATCAAATTTAAAGCTACTACTTGCTTTTATATTTGAAAGATTGATTATCCAAGGTTTTGATTCTTCTTTATTAGTAGTTTTTTCATCATTTATAACTTCTTTTTGAGAAGATGAATTTTTGATAAGATTAGCAAAATTTATTCCATTTTTATCTGAAATCATATTTGCATTTAAAGTATCTATATTTATTCCGTCGAGTTTAATTTTTTGATTGATTAAATCAAAATCAAATCTTTTTACATCAAGTTTTTTTAGTGAGCTTATTGATTTATCATTTTGTTTTAAATCGATATTATTAATCTCTAACTTTTCACTATTTAGCTTTAAATCAAACTCTTTTGTTGTATTAATATTATAGTTTAAAACAAGATTGATATTTGCTTCATTATTTAATTCAAAATTAAAAAAATTATCTTTAAAATCTAAAAACTCTTTGATTTTTAGGTTTGAAATATGAATTTTTCCATACATTTTAAATGGTTCAAGATTAAATGCTCCACCAATTGAAACACTTGTATCTTCATTTATTCTAAAAGAAAGATTATTTGAAGATAAAGAATTTTTATATGTTCCTAAATCGTAAATAACATAATTTATATCTTTTAATTTCAGATTATAAGGTCTTTCATTTATTAGACTTTCAAAGTTTATATCTGCATTTTTTAAATCTATTTTTGAAATTAAAAACTTAATATCAAATGAACTTGAATCCTCTTTTTTATCTTCTTCTTTTGATGGTTTTAATAAATTAGCAAGATTATAAGTACCATCTTTTTCTTCTTTTATATTTAAAAAAAGTTCATCTAAAAAAAGATTTTGAAAGCTAATATGTCTTTTCTCAATAGAACGTAACAATGCAAAATTTATATTTAACTCTTTAAAGGATAAATCTGAATTATTATTTTCATCTACAAGTTTAAAATTTGAAATTCTTGCACTAATAGTAAAGGGATTAAATTCTACTTTTTCTATTGATGTTTTAGCAGTTAAGTTTTCATCTAAATTTTTTATTAATTGATCTTTTAAAATTATAGGTATAAGCTTAAATCCAACAGTTATATAAATAGCTAGAAAGAAACAGAACCAGTAAAATGATTTTTCTAATTTACCCACGTTTACACCCTTTTTTTGATAAATAATAAAAAATAAAATTTTTCCTATTATAACAAAATAAAGTTAAGTTAGCTAAAATTCACCCAATTAAAAGGATATTAAATGACTGTTATAGAATTATTTCAAAAATTATTAAGATTTCAATCAATTACTCCAAATGACGATGGAGCATTTGATTTTATAGAAGAGTATTTAGGGCAAGAATGGTCTTGTATAAAAGTAGATATGGAAGGTGTAAAAAATAGATTTTATTATAAAAAATTCAACGAAAATCCTCAACACCTTTGTTTTGCAGGTCACATAGATGTTGTTCCTACTGGTAAAAACTGGGAAATTGACCCATTTGCAGCTGAAGTTATAGATGGAGTAATAACAGCACGTGGTGCTCAAGATATGAAAAGTGGTGATGCAGCGTTTTTATATGCTTGTAAACACGCAAAAAATTTTGATGGAACACTTTCTATTTTACTTACAAGTGATGAAGAGGGTGAGGGAACTTATGGAACTATCAAAATGCTTGAGCATTTAAGAGAAATAAATTTTATTCCAAATTATGCAGTTGTAGCAGAACCTACTTGTGAAGAGATATTTGGAGATGCTATAAAAGTAGGAAGACGTGGAAGTATCAACGGATATATCACAATAAAAGGGAAACAAGGACACGCTGCATATCCTGAAAAATGTATAAATCCTGTACATAATTTTGCAAATATTTTACCAAAAATAGCAGGAATAAATCTTGATAACGGAGATGAATATTTTGCTCCAAGTAAACTTGTAATCACAGATATTAGAGGAGGTATGGAAGTTACAAATGTAACACCAAATGAGTTAAAAATCATGTTTAATGTAAGAAACTCTACAAACACTACAAGAGAGTCTGTAGAAAGCTTTATAAATGAAAATTTAAAAGGTTTGGAATACGATTTTAGAACAACGCAAGGTTCATTTCCATTTGTTACAAATAAAGAATCAAAAGTGGTAAAAGCTATGGAAAATTCAATAAAAGAAGTTTTAGGAGTAACAACAAAACACTCAACTCATGGTGGAACAAGTGATGCTAGATATTTTGGTAACTTTGGGATTGAGGCTATTGAATTTGGTGTTATAAATGATACTATTCATAGTGTTGGAGAGAGAACAACTGTTAAAGAAGTTGAGGGATTGACGAAGGTATTTGAGGATTTGATAGAGAAGTTTTAGAAAAAATATTGCATTTAGTGATATTTGTAATAATCTTTTGATAAAAAGTTCTATTTTTAAGTCTATTAATATA
Coding sequences:
- a CDS encoding DUF748 domain-containing protein, translating into MGKLEKSFYWFCFFLAIYITVGFKLIPIILKDQLIKNLDENLTAKTSIEKVEFNPFTISARISNFKLVDENNNSDLSFKELNINFALLRSIEKRHISFQNLFLDELFLNIKEEKDGTYNLANLLKPSKEEDKKEDSSSFDIKFLISKIDLKNADINFESLINERPYNLKLKDINYVIYDLGTYKNSLSSNNLSFRINEDTSVSIGGAFNLEPFKMYGKIHISNLKIKEFLDFKDNFFNFELNNEANINLVLNYNINTTKEFDLKLNSEKLEINNIDLKQNDKSISSLKKLDVKRFDFDLINQKIKLDGINIDTLNANMISDKNGINFANLIKNSSSQKEVINDEKTTNKEESKPWIINLSNIKASSSFKFDDKINNTQIISDLISLNLKNIDIINSKIVLNDLSINHHNLSFNDNKNKLFIKSKNTKVVLDNLNIEDSIIDINNINLSKDSLVLDEKKANLNINSKNISLVLNNLKINKDKISLESTSLKTPNLDFEDKKSKLKVKNTQLDIKNLSNKGTDLAVDSIRLQNPQLDFINLENNTKIEAKNLDLKIQKLSNQKNRFKIEKTDLNNPHISIILPKNENQKIKEEVNSQTNITTKKESNNSSNQTKLDIGPININNGTFDFEDKNLPIAFKTTVTKLQGKVSEIKNTKSSKTNLELKGVVDQYGVAKITGIVNPNNIKFLTDINMKFENIAMQNFTPYTGKFIGRELKSGKLDLDLKYNIDQSNLDAKNNIIITKLELGEEVESPDAISLPLGIAIALLEDKDGIIDINLSVSGNVDDPQFSIGAIVWKAFVNLITKAVTAPFSLLGAMFNFSEDEIKSVKFNPLEDEITPIQKETLDKIALILTQKKDIAIKVNSSYNQKEETFELKKKRYFEKEGENKKLKKEELENLVSKIKVDYKELEIIAKNRALNIKNYLIKEKKIDEKQIILKDEIKTSNSSIDLEIEPLN
- the dapE gene encoding succinyl-diaminopimelate desuccinylase, with amino-acid sequence MTVIELFQKLLRFQSITPNDDGAFDFIEEYLGQEWSCIKVDMEGVKNRFYYKKFNENPQHLCFAGHIDVVPTGKNWEIDPFAAEVIDGVITARGAQDMKSGDAAFLYACKHAKNFDGTLSILLTSDEEGEGTYGTIKMLEHLREINFIPNYAVVAEPTCEEIFGDAIKVGRRGSINGYITIKGKQGHAAYPEKCINPVHNFANILPKIAGINLDNGDEYFAPSKLVITDIRGGMEVTNVTPNELKIMFNVRNSTNTTRESVESFINENLKGLEYDFRTTQGSFPFVTNKESKVVKAMENSIKEVLGVTTKHSTHGGTSDARYFGNFGIEAIEFGVINDTIHSVGERTTVKEVEGLTKVFEDLIEKF